DNA from Haloferax sp. Atlit-12N:
GCCCACGGAGAGGCCGAGCGGCTAGCAGCGGAGTACGGAACCCATCTGTTCGTCGAGAAGCCACTAGGTCTCGACCGAACGACTGCTGAGACCATCGATACCGCGATCGCCGAGACAGACATAATCACGCAGGTTGGACATATGAACCGATACGCAGACATCGTCGAGAGGGCGGTCGAGCTGATCGATGACCGGCAGGTTGCCCTCATCAACGGACACTGGTACGACGGCGTGGCAGACGCTGCGTGGTGGCGGAAGAAAGCACAGTCGGGTGGGCAGGTGGTCGAGCAGTCGACTCAC
Protein-coding regions in this window:
- a CDS encoding Gfo/Idh/MocA family protein → MSVRTAFIGAGGIASVHLSNIKASDLGDVVAICDIDSTVAERTAETHDAAAFTDAEALFEEMEFDAVVVSVPPFAHGEAERLAAEYGTHLFVEKPLGLDRTTAETIDTAIAETDIITQVGHMNRYADIVERAVELIDDRQVALINGHWYDGVADAAWWRKKAQSGGQVVEQSTH